In the genome of Desulfovibrio desulfuricans, one region contains:
- a CDS encoding RNA recognition motif domain-containing protein, protein MSKSIYVGNLPWSANEEQVQDLFAEYGSVLSVKLVSDRDTGRARGFGFVEMEDGDADSAIEALDNFSFGGRTLRVNEAKPRAPRQPRY, encoded by the coding sequence ATGTCTAAGTCCATCTATGTCGGGAACCTTCCCTGGTCTGCCAATGAAGAACAGGTTCAGGACCTTTTTGCCGAGTACGGTAGCGTTCTGTCTGTAAAACTCGTCAGCGACAGGGATACCGGCCGTGCCCGCGGCTTCGGCTTTGTGGAAATGGAAGACGGCGATGCCGATTCCGCCATTGAAGCCCTGGATAACTTCAGCTTTGGCGGTCGCACGCTGCGCGTGAACGAAGCCAAACCCAGAGCCCCGCGCCAGCCCCGCTACTAG
- the dnaB gene encoding replicative DNA helicase: protein MASRNDSNSAPGHAAGGAPFGQGRNKDGQPRSAHAHSAEKTEADILRRVPPHSVEAEQAVLGGVFMRPQLMHSIVDQLTDEDFYLPAHATIYKAFLELYRKSAPLDLISTAEQLKSQNALEEAGGAVYLGELAQAVVSGANAEYYATIVRDKSLQRSLINACSGIIVNCYDASREVGELLDESEQAVFSISQRTSGKDFTPTRELLERVFDKLSKLADSKDVITGVTTGYTRLDKLTAGLQPSDLIIVAARPSMGKTAFSMCMALNAAVRQNVPVAVFSLEMSKEQLMQRMLAVWGKVDLSKLRRPSLLTDEDWQRLYDAADVVARAPIFIDDTPALTTLELRARTRRLKADKGLGLVVVDYLQLMRTSRRTDSRELEISDISRSLKGLAKEMNVPVVALSQLNRKVEERSDKRPMLSDLRESGAIEQDADLIMFVYRDDVYKFQKPADRPPQGVAEIIIGKQRNGPVGVAELMYMSPYTSFEDIAPDWMPPPSEGGV from the coding sequence GTGGCTTCCCGCAACGACAGCAATTCCGCCCCCGGCCACGCGGCCGGGGGCGCGCCTTTTGGGCAGGGCCGCAACAAAGACGGCCAACCCCGCTCTGCGCACGCCCATAGCGCCGAAAAAACCGAAGCCGACATCCTGCGGCGCGTGCCCCCCCATAGTGTAGAAGCGGAACAGGCCGTGCTTGGCGGCGTATTTATGCGCCCCCAGCTCATGCACTCCATTGTGGACCAGCTCACGGACGAAGATTTTTATCTGCCCGCGCACGCCACCATCTACAAGGCCTTTCTCGAGCTTTACCGCAAATCCGCCCCGCTGGACCTCATTTCCACCGCCGAGCAGCTCAAAAGCCAAAACGCCCTTGAAGAAGCAGGCGGCGCGGTCTATCTGGGCGAACTGGCCCAGGCGGTCGTATCCGGCGCCAATGCGGAATACTACGCCACCATTGTCCGCGACAAATCCCTGCAGCGCAGCCTGATCAACGCGTGCTCCGGCATTATCGTCAACTGCTACGACGCTTCGCGCGAGGTTGGCGAACTGCTGGACGAGTCGGAACAGGCGGTTTTTTCCATTTCGCAGCGCACGTCGGGCAAGGACTTTACCCCCACACGCGAACTGCTGGAGAGAGTCTTTGACAAACTCTCCAAGCTGGCCGACTCCAAGGACGTCATCACCGGCGTCACCACCGGCTATACCCGCCTGGACAAGCTGACCGCGGGCCTGCAGCCCTCTGACCTCATCATTGTGGCGGCCCGCCCCAGTATGGGCAAAACGGCCTTTTCCATGTGCATGGCGCTCAACGCGGCCGTGCGCCAAAACGTGCCCGTGGCCGTTTTTTCGCTCGAAATGAGCAAGGAACAGCTCATGCAGCGCATGCTTGCCGTGTGGGGCAAGGTTGATCTTTCAAAGCTGCGCCGTCCGTCGCTTTTGACCGACGAAGACTGGCAGCGGCTTTACGACGCCGCCGATGTGGTGGCCCGCGCGCCCATATTTATTGACGACACCCCAGCCCTCACCACGCTCGAGCTGCGCGCCCGCACCCGTCGCCTCAAGGCCGACAAAGGCCTTGGCCTGGTGGTTGTGGACTACCTGCAGCTCATGCGCACCAGCCGCCGCACCGACTCGCGCGAACTGGAAATTTCGGACATATCGCGTTCGCTCAAGGGCCTTGCCAAAGAAATGAACGTGCCGGTAGTGGCGCTGTCGCAGCTCAACCGCAAGGTCGAAGAACGCAGCGACAAGCGCCCCATGCTCTCTGACCTGCGAGAGTCGGGCGCCATCGAGCAGGACGCCGACCTCATCATGTTTGTTTACCGCGACGACGTGTACAAGTTTCAAAAACCCGCCGACCGCCCGCCGCAGGGCGTTGCCGAAATCATCATCGGCAAGCAGCGCAACGGGCCTGTTGGCGTTGCCGAACTTATGTACATGTCGCCCTACACCTCGTTTGAAGACATCGCCCCCGACTGGATGCCCCCGCCCTCCGAAGGCGGAGTCTAG
- the rplI gene encoding 50S ribosomal protein L9 produces MKLILRADVENLGILGDVVEVKPGYGRNFLLPQGLAMVASPANLKAFEQERKKLQARMDALRSEAQGMQARLEALNVVIPMHVGDNDKLYGSVTTSIIGDALSALGVEVDRRRILMDAPIRTLGEHPVRVRLHASVIAIVPVKVVSDHQATVEEEPASAAPAEEAEAAQ; encoded by the coding sequence ATGAAACTGATACTTCGCGCCGACGTTGAAAATCTCGGCATCCTTGGCGATGTGGTTGAAGTGAAGCCCGGTTATGGCCGCAATTTCCTGCTTCCGCAGGGTCTGGCCATGGTGGCTTCGCCTGCCAACCTCAAAGCCTTTGAACAGGAACGCAAAAAGCTTCAGGCCCGCATGGACGCCCTGCGCTCTGAAGCCCAGGGCATGCAGGCTCGCCTGGAAGCCCTGAATGTCGTCATTCCCATGCACGTGGGCGACAACGACAAGCTTTACGGCTCCGTCACGACCTCCATCATCGGCGACGCCCTGTCCGCCCTTGGCGTGGAAGTTGACCGCCGCCGCATTCTTATGGACGCCCCCATCCGTACCCTTGGCGAACACCCCGTCCGCGTGCGTCTGCACGCCAGCGTGATCGCCATTGTGCCGGTGAAGGTGGTCTCCGACCATCAGGCCACCGTTGAAGAAGAGCCCGCTTCTGCGGCTCCCGCTGAAGAAGCCGAGGCCGCCCAGTAG
- the rpsR gene encoding 30S ribosomal protein S18, producing MAFKKKFAPRRKFCRFCADKDLPLDYKRADILRDFVTERGKIIARRITGTCAHHQRLLTREIKRARQMALLIYTATHDSGVKKKSTI from the coding sequence ATGGCTTTTAAGAAAAAATTTGCTCCGCGCCGCAAGTTTTGCCGCTTCTGCGCCGACAAGGACCTGCCCCTGGATTACAAGCGTGCCGACATCCTGCGCGACTTCGTCACCGAGCGCGGCAAGATCATTGCCCGCCGCATCACCGGCACCTGCGCACACCACCAGCGCCTGCTGACCCGCGAAATCAAGCGCGCCCGCCAGATGGCCCTGCTCATCTACACCGCGACGCACGATTCTGGCGTCAAGAAAAAGAGCACCATTTAA
- the rpsF gene encoding 30S ribosomal protein S6 — MRKFETLLLLSPELSAENREGIISVLTAIIEREKGVMVEVDNWGMRDLAYPVRKLMRGFYVRLVYQAPAELIAELERNVRITDGIFKFVTVKLADEVAGEVA, encoded by the coding sequence ATGCGGAAATTTGAAACCCTACTGCTCCTTTCCCCGGAGCTTTCCGCCGAAAATCGCGAGGGCATCATCTCTGTCCTTACCGCGATCATCGAGCGTGAAAAGGGCGTCATGGTGGAAGTGGACAATTGGGGCATGCGCGATCTCGCCTACCCGGTGCGCAAACTGATGCGCGGCTTTTATGTGCGCCTGGTGTACCAGGCTCCGGCTGAGCTTATCGCCGAGCTGGAACGCAACGTGCGCATAACCGACGGCATCTTCAAGTTCGTGACCGTCAAGCTGGCCGACGAAGTGGCCGGGGAGGTTGCCTAA
- the alr gene encoding alanine racemase, whose protein sequence is MSDCTFSPSLCHIDLGAIRRNFGRMGEAHALMPVIKSDAYGHGLVPVARVLSDAGARRFAVGTVSEAMALRDAGLRQTIVPLLGALTDVDWQGAVMQGLTPVVGNFDQLERAAAHCHAGRTLRVAIKCETGMGRLGFSQKELPQVIDRLRSIQGIEPAMVISHFSCADMPEQEAYTQEQVRRFTAMSDALREVFPEIERSLCNTAGTIGRPEAHFEVCRPGISLYGGNPFTGTTWEDKGAKLGLEWAMSVSAPVIEVRQLAEGQSVSYGRLFTAQKPSVVAVVAIGYATAFNRALSTRTAMLVNGRRVPQVGRVCMGMIMADVTNIPQVRVGDTAWLVGGPADPGQTPVTPQDMADALGTISYEVLCLFGGMNPRVYG, encoded by the coding sequence GTGAGCGATTGCACCTTTTCACCTTCGCTGTGCCACATTGATCTTGGCGCCATCCGCCGCAATTTTGGCCGCATGGGCGAGGCCCATGCGCTTATGCCGGTTATCAAGTCCGACGCTTACGGCCACGGCCTTGTGCCGGTGGCCCGCGTGCTGTCCGATGCCGGTGCGCGGCGCTTTGCCGTGGGCACGGTTTCCGAAGCCATGGCCCTGCGCGACGCAGGGTTGCGGCAAACCATTGTGCCGCTGCTGGGGGCGCTTACCGATGTGGACTGGCAGGGAGCCGTCATGCAGGGGTTGACCCCGGTGGTGGGCAACTTTGACCAGCTCGAACGCGCGGCGGCCCACTGCCATGCAGGACGTACGCTGCGCGTGGCCATCAAGTGCGAAACAGGCATGGGCCGCCTTGGGTTTTCGCAAAAAGAACTGCCGCAGGTCATCGACCGCCTGCGCAGCATCCAGGGCATAGAGCCAGCCATGGTCATCTCGCATTTTTCCTGCGCCGACATGCCCGAGCAGGAGGCCTATACGCAGGAACAGGTGCGCCGCTTTACCGCCATGTCCGACGCGCTGCGCGAGGTTTTTCCCGAGATTGAGCGCTCGCTGTGCAACACGGCGGGCACCATCGGCAGGCCCGAAGCGCACTTCGAAGTATGCCGCCCCGGCATCTCGCTTTACGGCGGCAACCCATTTACAGGGACAACCTGGGAGGACAAGGGCGCAAAGCTGGGCCTTGAGTGGGCCATGAGCGTCAGCGCGCCTGTCATTGAAGTGCGGCAGCTCGCCGAAGGGCAGAGCGTGTCGTACGGCCGTCTGTTTACCGCGCAAAAGCCCTCGGTGGTAGCGGTGGTGGCCATAGGCTACGCCACTGCCTTCAACCGCGCGCTCTCCACCCGCACGGCCATGCTTGTCAATGGCCGCCGCGTCCCGCAGGTGGGCCGGGTGTGCATGGGCATGATCATGGCCGACGTGACCAATATCCCACAGGTGCGCGTGGGCGACACGGCATGGCTTGTGGGCGGCCCGGCAGACCCCGGCCAGACCCCGGTCACCCCGCAGGATATGGCCGACGCGCTGGGAACCATATCATACGAAGTGCTGTGTCTTTTCGGGGGGATGAACCCTCGCGTCTACGGCTAA